DNA from Planctomycetota bacterium:
GGTTCGCTCAACGTCAATGCCGACACGGCTGCCGGCGCGGTCGCCGCAACCATGAATGCCGAGAAGTTCGTTTGCGTATCCGACACCCACGGCATTCGCACCGACCCCGACGATCCCTCCTCGGTCATCAGCAGCCTGACGCTCACAGAGATCGAGAAATTGAAACAGGACGGCACGATCAGCCGCGGCATGCTGCCCAAGGTCGAGGCCTGCGAGGCGGCGTTGCGTGGCGGGGTGAAGAAAGCCCACATCATCGACGGCCGCATCCCGCACGCACTGTTGTTGGAGATCTACACCGAAGCAGGCATCGGTACGCAGATCACGTTGTAGGAACCCACACCCATGACCCACTTCCTCGACATCAACCACCACGAGCCGGATTGGCTGCACGCCGTTCTCGATCGGGCGGTCGCGCTCAAGGCACGCAACGAACCCGATCTGCTGCATGGCAAGACGTTGGCCATGGTGTTCGAGAAGCCGTCGCTACGCACACGGGTGAGCTTCGAGACGGGCATGCTTCAGCTCGGCGGGCACGCGCTCAACATCCGCCCCGACGAGATCGGCCTGGGCAAGCGTGAACCGGCCAGGGATGTTGCCCGCGTCCTCACGGGGATGGTCGACGGCATCATGGCTCGGCTCTTCGCACACGACACCCTCAAGGAACTCGCCCAGTACTCAACCGTGCCGGTCATCAACGGTCTGACCGACTACAACCACCCGTGCCAAGCGCTGGCCGACTTGCTCACCGTGCGCGAGCACTTCGGCAAGCTTGACGGGCTGACGCTGGCTTACATCGGCGACGGCAACAACGTCGCGCGGTCCCTGGCCAACGCGTGCCACGCGTTCGGCATGCGGTTCATTTGCGCGACGCCGCCGGGGTACGAACTGGCCACCGAGGCGGTCGGGTTCATGTCGACACACGACCCGGTCGAAGCGGTGCGCGAAGCCGACGTGATCTACACCGACACCTGGGTGAGCATGGGTCAGGAAGCTGAGAAGGCTCAGCGTGTTTCGGAGTTCGGCGACTTCTGCGTCGATGCCGCGTTGCTCGACAAAGCGCCCGCTGCGGCGATCGTTCTGCACTGTCTGCCGGCATACCGCGGATTGGAGATAAGCGACGACGTGATGGAGTCCGAACGTTGCCTGGCGTTCGCCCAGGCCCACAATCGGCTGCACGCCCAGAAGGGCGTGCTCGCAACGTTGCTGGCGTAAGTTTGTTCAAGCGACGAGTCGATGTCCGTCTTTGCCGAAGCGGTCCTGCAAGCGGGCCATCACCGACTTGCGGAGCTGGCTGACGCGCGACTCGCTGATGCCGATCGCCAAACCGATTTCAGCCATGCTCATCCCCTCGTGGGTGTGTAACAGAAGGATGAGCCGTTCGCGTTTGGACAAGCCGGTGTTGAGCGACTCGATGATGAGATTTCGGTAGGCCGCGCGTAGCGGCGACGGTTCGCGGTCGTCGGTCGGCTCG
Protein-coding regions in this window:
- the argF gene encoding ornithine carbamoyltransferase; this encodes MTHFLDINHHEPDWLHAVLDRAVALKARNEPDLLHGKTLAMVFEKPSLRTRVSFETGMLQLGGHALNIRPDEIGLGKREPARDVARVLTGMVDGIMARLFAHDTLKELAQYSTVPVINGLTDYNHPCQALADLLTVREHFGKLDGLTLAYIGDGNNVARSLANACHAFGMRFICATPPGYELATEAVGFMSTHDPVEAVREADVIYTDTWVSMGQEAEKAQRVSEFGDFCVDAALLDKAPAAAIVLHCLPAYRGLEISDDVMESERCLAFAQAHNRLHAQKGVLATLLA